One Legionella hackeliae DNA segment encodes these proteins:
- the katG gene encoding catalase/peroxidase HPI: protein MLKWIKFCIAIVTVATFPLYADDAPKTNQYWWPHLLDLSPLRQPNATASPMGEQFNYAAAFNTLDLNAVIADLKQLMTSSQNWWPADFGNYGPLFIRMSWHAAGTYRIYDGRGGANGGYQRFVPQNSWPDNANLDKARRLLWPIKKKYGDKISWADLLVLAGNVAMDSMGFHTLGFAGGRVDAWEAVNINWGSEGKWLESRRHNQDGSLKKPLAASVMGLIYVNPEGPNGVPDPLAAAKDIRETFGRMAMNDEETVALIAGGHAFGKVHGAASTENLGPAPADAEIEQQDLGWKNSYGTGKGKDTITSGLEGSWTVSPTRWSHNYLQNLFAFNWVQTKSPAGATQWIPDNKSASSMVPDAYDPSKRHAPIMLTTDLALKFDPVYSKIAKRFLENPKEFDDAFAKAWFKLIHRDMGPRSRYLGPLVPKEVMIWQDPVPEVDYALVDKQDVDQLKIKLLNSGLTPAELVRTAWASASTFRGTDMRGGANGARIRLAPQKDWAANNPSELAKVLKSLETIQNNFNKAQTGGKKISLADLIVLGGSAAIEQAAKKSGYTIQVPFTPGRTDAIQAMTDVQSFEVLKPTADGFRNYFDKSNQKSPAEMLVDKASLLNLSVPEMTVLLGGMRVLNGNTGQSQYGVLTDNPGSLSNDFFVNLLDMSTEWRKSKDEEGVYEGYARDTNQLKWKATSVDLIFGANSELRAVAEFYAMDDSKERFINDFVKAWVKVMNADRFDLKNKDLKIIKNNIQEG from the coding sequence ATGCTAAAATGGATTAAATTTTGTATTGCAATAGTGACTGTAGCTACATTTCCTTTGTATGCAGATGACGCCCCTAAAACCAATCAGTATTGGTGGCCTCATTTACTCGATCTCAGCCCACTTCGTCAACCTAATGCGACAGCTAGTCCCATGGGAGAACAATTCAATTATGCAGCAGCTTTTAATACTCTAGATCTCAATGCAGTGATTGCAGACCTTAAGCAACTCATGACCTCCTCTCAAAACTGGTGGCCTGCAGATTTTGGCAATTATGGCCCTTTATTTATTCGTATGTCTTGGCATGCTGCGGGAACTTATAGAATTTATGATGGTCGAGGCGGAGCTAATGGGGGATATCAACGTTTTGTTCCTCAAAACAGTTGGCCAGATAATGCAAATCTTGATAAGGCTAGACGATTGTTGTGGCCAATCAAAAAAAAATATGGTGATAAAATCTCATGGGCCGATTTACTGGTTCTTGCTGGAAATGTCGCCATGGATTCTATGGGTTTTCATACCTTGGGATTTGCTGGCGGTCGTGTAGATGCCTGGGAAGCTGTCAATATCAACTGGGGGTCAGAAGGAAAATGGTTAGAGAGTAGGCGCCATAACCAGGATGGTAGTCTTAAAAAGCCTCTTGCCGCTTCAGTGATGGGATTGATTTATGTCAATCCAGAAGGACCAAACGGGGTACCTGATCCGCTTGCGGCTGCAAAAGACATTCGAGAGACCTTTGGCCGTATGGCGATGAATGATGAAGAAACAGTGGCACTAATTGCAGGAGGACATGCATTTGGTAAGGTGCATGGTGCTGCATCCACTGAAAACTTAGGGCCAGCTCCAGCTGACGCAGAAATTGAACAACAAGATCTGGGTTGGAAAAACAGTTATGGTACGGGCAAAGGTAAAGACACCATTACCAGTGGTTTGGAAGGGTCTTGGACAGTTTCTCCTACAAGATGGAGTCATAATTACCTGCAAAATCTGTTTGCATTTAATTGGGTTCAAACCAAGAGTCCCGCAGGAGCTACTCAATGGATTCCTGATAATAAAAGTGCCTCCTCTATGGTTCCCGATGCCTACGATCCTTCTAAACGGCATGCGCCAATCATGCTTACCACGGATCTGGCGCTAAAATTCGACCCGGTTTATAGCAAAATTGCCAAACGTTTTTTGGAAAATCCTAAAGAGTTTGATGATGCCTTTGCCAAAGCATGGTTTAAATTAATTCACCGCGATATGGGCCCGCGCTCCAGATATCTTGGTCCATTAGTACCTAAAGAGGTTATGATTTGGCAAGATCCTGTACCCGAGGTCGATTACGCTTTAGTTGATAAACAGGACGTTGACCAACTCAAAATCAAACTACTGAACTCAGGTTTAACTCCAGCAGAGCTGGTGAGGACGGCATGGGCTTCAGCCTCCACTTTCCGAGGCACTGACATGCGTGGTGGGGCAAATGGAGCAAGAATACGTCTTGCTCCACAGAAAGATTGGGCAGCAAATAATCCGAGTGAGTTAGCGAAAGTTTTAAAATCTCTTGAAACAATTCAAAATAATTTTAACAAAGCTCAAACGGGAGGGAAAAAAATATCACTTGCTGATTTGATTGTTCTTGGAGGTAGTGCGGCTATAGAACAAGCAGCTAAAAAGTCAGGTTATACAATTCAAGTACCTTTTACCCCTGGACGGACTGATGCTATTCAAGCTATGACAGACGTGCAATCTTTTGAAGTTCTGAAACCTACGGCAGATGGTTTCAGAAACTATTTTGATAAAAGTAATCAAAAATCTCCGGCAGAAATGCTGGTTGATAAAGCTAGTTTATTGAATTTAAGCGTTCCCGAAATGACAGTGCTCCTTGGAGGTATGCGTGTACTTAATGGGAATACGGGACAATCTCAGTATGGTGTATTAACTGATAACCCCGGGAGTTTAAGTAATGATTTCTTTGTTAATCTGCTTGATATGTCCACAGAATGGAGAAAGTCTAAGGATGAGGAAGGTGTATATGAAGGGTATGCTCGGGATACAAATCAATTGAAATGGAAAGCCACCTCTGTGGATCTGATTTTTGGTGCCAATTCTGAGTTAAGGGCTGTGGCTGAGTTTTATGCTATGGATGACTCTAAAGAAAGATTTATTAATGATTTCGTTAAAGCTTGGGTTAAGGTGATGAATGCCGATCGTTTTGATCTTAAAAATAAAGATCTTAAGATCATAAAAAACAATATACAGGAAGGTTGA
- a CDS encoding DUF421 domain-containing protein — MSFKYLNEILDYGLYLRGVIITLYAIILFRTNSARLYGSHSPLDFIIYIILGAILGEAIVNNIPLISSMIVCTLIIAIHRFLAYLSFKSHRVGKYIKGEKLCIIKNGKYIQKNLRCCQITTNDVLQALRIQHGVEDLEIIKKAILERGGQISFILKK; from the coding sequence ATGTCTTTTAAATACTTAAATGAAATATTGGATTATGGCCTTTATCTTAGAGGTGTAATAATTACCCTATACGCAATCATACTTTTTAGAACAAATTCTGCCAGGCTTTACGGAAGCCACTCGCCTCTGGACTTCATAATTTATATTATTTTAGGTGCTATTTTAGGTGAAGCGATTGTTAATAATATCCCTTTAATATCCTCCATGATAGTTTGTACATTAATCATCGCCATTCATAGATTCCTCGCATATTTGTCATTTAAAAGCCATAGAGTAGGCAAATACATTAAAGGAGAGAAACTTTGTATTATAAAAAATGGGAAGTACATTCAAAAAAATCTTCGCTGCTGTCAAATCACCACGAATGATGTTTTACAAGCATTAAGAATTCAACATGGTGTAGAGGATCTAGAAATAATTAAGAAAGCAATTCTGGAGCGAGGTGGACAAATATCATTTATACTAAAAAAATAG
- a CDS encoding FAD-binding protein: protein MNKTTIPDVFFEKLQGSGIVVRDPELIARYERNTLDAKAQIGAVYQPSCKEDIQKLVSIAKEHQIVLYPISTGHNWGLGSAILTHKRSIVVELSKFFSQALIKKYLSKLIPLVDLLDISLNYSRGYPTNTIYLYGISFLLMLQQRI from the coding sequence ATGAATAAAACAACTATCCCAGATGTTTTTTTTGAAAAGCTTCAAGGATCGGGTATTGTTGTTAGAGATCCAGAGCTTATAGCTCGATATGAAAGAAACACCTTAGATGCCAAGGCTCAGATTGGCGCTGTTTATCAACCGAGCTGTAAAGAAGATATTCAAAAATTAGTCTCAATCGCCAAAGAACACCAAATTGTACTCTACCCTATTAGCACCGGTCACAATTGGGGTTTGGGTAGCGCTATTCTGACACATAAGCGTTCAATTGTCGTCGAGCTATCCAAATTTTTTAGCCAGGCTCTTATTAAAAAATACCTCAGCAAACTTATCCCGTTAGTAGACTTATTGGATATTTCATTGAATTACTCCAGAGGATACCCAACGAACACAATCTATTTATATGGTATATCGTTCTTATTGATGCTACAGCAGAGAATTTAA
- a CDS encoding DNA/RNA helicase domain-containing protein codes for MGKAKVYYWQGILGDAELFAPYYETISKLVKGNYKAADLDLKQLDGYRVYSVRINKSDRLIFTTFEKDGDSYLLLLDVVLNHDYRKCPFFNRSVLKNYLVKNATDIAQQIDDSNFIDISEAPLADKESQESIDSATSLQFTPINYYNQMYIEFNDEQQIARGATLPAVISGPPGSGKSCVALSLLEQAVSQQIHHDSPILYVTQSEPLKKMLEGAWKELPIAQNRPPNSVQFCTYLELLNKLNVEYETVGKSSFKSWFKQYNTKQKHRKKTITEYENFLKQGPLIYRELRILTAYKSEEYLKLGERQSLIHEPNERQWMLEIAKAYLLYLKETKRLDPALYELQIKPVYSLIVVDEAQDLSHCQLKNLRDLTKDCQIAACMDTHQSLEDEQAKRDYLLQMLSARHYKAQNLTLSATYRCPPVIAKLANKVIDIKNILTGGIADKKEFTAISSTPDSQAEAGFVEWLDYSSTEEILKLRQKELVVVTYKEFKDEAIKLFQTPLVFTPKQIKGLEYKTVVAFRLFDKDEFQQANAQLKDKVKGGSLVAPTHRAKQGQRNSGVGPLWNKIFTTFTRTRNNLIVVQDPRQIPELCNVLQNTITNQNIPLHTALSEDSQIDWRKEAEKQRQHGNEDIARRIEEEKLNENTKLVKQDVKNSSTTSETIKKEKTTPKSLPAKGRSVAPAVEFKFPSNFSKKTLAKLLNSPQIHDYFFQPKGDSCNFSDFITKEDNIRLLASVLEQPEEMFASALEQLKKVFSSLPEQHKKIARISEQQRQLVESVLSQHTKLLESVLKNPELLSLSELEQHKKLLASVPPQYKKLLELEQHEKLLLSVIDHQKLIKRIADGLLSDFKGRPIFLELFEQDNLHNLVKYIPAIARYLPPEFLTQKYTYSEKESTIFLDLTQTSDGHEILSILFKKNPNLIKFLSLTDMTASYNTTDNFALKHLTTAPLIFHNGNASSFPNDINLLRLILKNNQKLITELSPALTKPVTHGALENTSPFFWLCFYSPPLLGEWLDVSPELITDLSTEELIEVLFSIPAPNFDMAFFFLTTDREYFSVFKRILDLKPDILAKIPAEKLAKALTLNTQGDCALYSLSKMPEGCAWLNQLLKLKPEVANYILPSDFGVSNLADGSDSTLYWLSYSTEGRLVLKTLFNLNKLLATDLKLENFIRPITGENAIKSDLNATPFYWLTTSPDGRQLLVELLDLNENIRKGLNSSDLLRMRPEEAEKYACTTALYYLTSDLLGHKVLNLLLQENPKLATEVSYAQLTQMLTGKAPPMLVNTSPFYWLVYHYGLSELLDKFLTPEIEKQLTSQLLIIKTYTSTVGAIPQTILDAFSRSRNGLQKIAQIFSNSPGLLDNCINRILVSFSRINSLLNPQFSLESKSSLLLSHEGQLIVCEKLRQDPSFAKFFPAKDFVMKIGRPVFIYSCTPLQHLCQASYGITVLTELLQANPDYIKEIPATAWTDFIITEKETGSCCIHWLARSEQGIEILAKLIQENEALVRQISNIELLRPVVCLKTKEKTTLAGVLMQSVKGRHVLQSLFKKRPELEGAMHDAHFSSGKSPSDQEKSKDTANKYLPTSMKDVPNLFQNKPKLEGITEDKSSNSHSSPAVNTNAVNNLSANSKFSQGKSQGEEIEQTGESLRLFKKANNKEKKVEPSSQPKMS; via the coding sequence ATGGGTAAAGCTAAAGTTTATTACTGGCAAGGCATTCTAGGAGATGCTGAATTATTTGCACCTTATTACGAAACAATTAGTAAACTGGTTAAGGGCAATTACAAAGCTGCCGATTTGGATTTGAAACAGCTTGATGGCTACCGGGTTTACAGTGTGCGGATTAATAAAAGCGATCGCTTAATATTTACTACCTTTGAGAAGGATGGTGATTCCTATCTGCTTTTGTTGGATGTGGTATTAAACCACGACTATAGAAAATGTCCCTTTTTTAATCGCTCAGTGCTAAAGAATTATCTGGTAAAAAATGCCACCGATATTGCTCAGCAAATTGATGACAGTAATTTTATTGATATCAGTGAAGCCCCGCTGGCCGATAAGGAGTCACAAGAATCGATAGATTCAGCTACCTCGCTGCAATTCACTCCCATTAACTACTACAACCAGATGTATATTGAGTTCAATGACGAACAGCAAATAGCACGAGGAGCGACACTTCCGGCGGTAATTAGTGGCCCCCCGGGTTCAGGAAAATCCTGTGTTGCTTTATCGCTTTTAGAGCAGGCCGTTAGTCAACAAATCCATCATGACTCTCCCATTTTGTATGTTACTCAATCTGAACCATTAAAAAAGATGCTCGAAGGAGCCTGGAAAGAATTGCCCATTGCTCAAAATCGACCACCAAATTCCGTGCAATTTTGTACCTATTTAGAACTTTTAAATAAATTAAATGTCGAGTATGAAACAGTCGGGAAGAGCTCTTTTAAAAGCTGGTTTAAGCAATACAACACTAAACAAAAACATCGCAAAAAAACAATTACAGAATACGAGAATTTCTTAAAACAAGGGCCTCTAATCTATCGCGAGTTAAGAATTCTAACAGCTTATAAATCAGAAGAGTATTTAAAACTCGGTGAGCGCCAATCATTGATTCATGAACCCAATGAAAGACAGTGGATGTTAGAAATAGCTAAAGCCTATTTACTCTATCTTAAAGAAACAAAACGTCTTGATCCTGCGCTTTATGAATTGCAGATAAAGCCTGTTTACTCACTCATTGTTGTTGATGAAGCTCAAGATTTGTCCCATTGTCAGTTGAAAAATTTACGCGATTTAACCAAAGACTGCCAAATAGCTGCCTGCATGGATACACATCAAAGTCTGGAAGATGAGCAAGCTAAACGTGATTATCTGCTGCAAATGTTGAGTGCGCGTCATTATAAAGCCCAAAATCTCACATTAAGTGCTACTTATCGCTGCCCTCCAGTCATTGCTAAGTTAGCTAATAAAGTTATTGATATAAAAAATATTTTAACTGGAGGAATTGCAGACAAAAAAGAATTTACAGCGATTTCTTCTACCCCTGATTCACAAGCTGAAGCGGGCTTTGTAGAGTGGCTTGATTATTCCTCAACAGAGGAGATTCTAAAGTTACGCCAGAAAGAACTTGTTGTAGTGACTTATAAAGAATTTAAAGACGAGGCAATAAAACTCTTTCAAACTCCGCTGGTGTTTACGCCTAAACAAATTAAAGGACTCGAATACAAAACTGTTGTCGCATTTCGTTTGTTTGATAAAGACGAATTCCAACAAGCCAATGCACAACTTAAAGATAAAGTTAAGGGAGGTTCTTTAGTTGCGCCAACGCATCGCGCTAAACAAGGTCAAAGAAACTCTGGCGTCGGGCCGTTATGGAACAAAATCTTTACAACGTTTACTAGAACCAGGAATAATTTGATTGTTGTACAAGATCCTAGGCAAATACCTGAGCTTTGCAATGTATTACAAAACACAATCACTAACCAGAATATCCCTCTACACACTGCTCTAAGTGAAGACTCTCAAATCGATTGGCGTAAAGAGGCTGAAAAACAACGACAACATGGAAATGAAGACATTGCCAGAAGGATAGAGGAAGAGAAGCTCAACGAGAACACTAAACTTGTTAAACAAGACGTTAAGAATTCATCGACAACGAGCGAAACTATAAAAAAAGAAAAAACCACTCCTAAATCCCTGCCTGCTAAAGGAAGGAGTGTGGCGCCAGCAGTTGAGTTTAAATTTCCCTCTAATTTTTCAAAAAAAACACTTGCCAAGTTATTGAATAGTCCACAGATTCACGACTATTTTTTTCAGCCTAAAGGCGATTCCTGTAATTTTAGCGACTTTATTACCAAAGAGGATAACATAAGGTTATTAGCCTCTGTGTTAGAGCAACCTGAGGAAATGTTTGCGTCTGCACTAGAACAACTTAAGAAAGTGTTTTCTTCTTTACCGGAACAACATAAAAAAATAGCACGTATTTCAGAACAACAGAGACAGTTAGTAGAATCCGTTCTGAGTCAACATACAAAACTGTTGGAGTCTGTTTTAAAAAATCCTGAATTACTCTCTTTATCAGAATTGGAACAACATAAAAAGTTATTAGCATCTGTGCCCCCACAATATAAAAAGTTGCTAGAGCTGGAACAACATGAAAAATTGTTACTGTCAGTGATAGACCATCAAAAACTTATAAAGAGAATAGCAGATGGTTTACTTAGTGATTTCAAGGGTCGTCCTATTTTTCTGGAATTGTTTGAACAGGATAACCTGCATAATTTAGTTAAATATATCCCTGCAATAGCCAGGTATTTACCACCGGAATTTTTGACGCAAAAATATACTTACAGTGAAAAGGAAAGCACGATTTTCCTGGACTTGACACAAACATCTGACGGTCATGAGATTTTATCGATTTTATTCAAGAAAAATCCAAATTTAATAAAATTTCTGTCTCTTACTGATATGACGGCCAGCTACAATACAACGGATAACTTTGCGTTAAAGCATTTAACCACAGCGCCTCTCATCTTTCATAATGGTAACGCCTCCAGTTTCCCCAACGACATTAACTTATTGCGGTTGATATTAAAAAATAATCAAAAATTAATTACGGAATTGTCGCCAGCATTGACAAAACCTGTCACTCATGGCGCTCTTGAAAATACCTCACCCTTTTTCTGGTTATGTTTTTATTCACCACCTCTATTAGGCGAATGGCTTGATGTCAGCCCAGAGCTCATAACAGACCTGTCCACGGAAGAGTTAATTGAGGTCTTATTTTCTATTCCTGCACCAAATTTCGATATGGCATTCTTTTTCCTGACTACAGATAGAGAGTATTTCTCAGTATTTAAACGAATATTAGATCTTAAGCCAGATATCCTTGCTAAAATACCTGCGGAAAAATTGGCAAAAGCACTCACACTAAACACCCAGGGAGATTGCGCATTATACAGCTTATCCAAAATGCCTGAGGGATGCGCGTGGTTAAATCAGCTTTTAAAATTAAAACCTGAAGTAGCGAATTATATTTTGCCGAGTGATTTCGGGGTGTCCAATCTTGCCGATGGAAGCGATTCTACTCTTTATTGGCTGAGCTATAGTACAGAAGGTCGACTTGTATTAAAGACCTTATTTAATTTAAACAAACTATTAGCAACTGATTTAAAACTAGAGAATTTTATTCGTCCAATCACGGGTGAAAATGCAATTAAATCAGATCTCAATGCAACTCCTTTTTACTGGTTAACTACTTCCCCTGATGGTCGTCAATTGCTTGTTGAATTGCTGGATTTAAATGAAAACATTCGGAAGGGACTGAATTCTTCAGACTTGTTACGCATGCGACCAGAAGAAGCAGAGAAGTACGCATGTACCACTGCACTCTATTATTTAACCTCGGATCTTTTAGGGCATAAGGTTTTAAACTTGCTTCTCCAGGAGAATCCAAAACTGGCAACGGAGGTTTCCTACGCCCAGCTAACACAAATGTTAACGGGCAAAGCTCCGCCAATGCTTGTGAATACTTCTCCTTTCTATTGGCTGGTTTACCATTATGGACTGAGTGAGTTGCTAGATAAGTTTCTAACTCCAGAGATAGAAAAACAACTTACATCACAATTATTAATTATTAAGACCTACACAAGCACCGTAGGAGCAATTCCGCAGACGATTTTAGATGCTTTCAGTCGTAGCAGAAATGGTTTACAAAAAATAGCTCAGATATTCTCGAATTCTCCGGGACTTCTTGATAATTGTATAAATCGTATATTAGTCTCATTTTCAAGAATTAACTCCCTTCTTAATCCGCAGTTCTCACTGGAATCTAAATCCTCTCTCTTATTGTCACATGAAGGCCAATTGATCGTGTGTGAGAAATTACGGCAAGACCCCTCTTTTGCAAAATTCTTTCCAGCTAAAGACTTCGTAATGAAAATTGGTCGTCCTGTATTTATCTATTCCTGCACGCCTCTACAGCATCTTTGTCAGGCAAGTTATGGGATTACAGTATTAACTGAGTTGCTGCAGGCAAATCCGGACTATATTAAAGAAATCCCAGCCACTGCATGGACTGATTTTATTATTACGGAGAAGGAAACGGGGTCATGTTGCATACATTGGCTAGCGCGCAGTGAGCAAGGTATAGAGATTTTAGCAAAATTAATTCAGGAAAATGAGGCGCTTGTTAGGCAGATTTCAAATATAGAATTGTTAAGGCCTGTTGTTTGTTTAAAAACGAAAGAAAAAACAACTTTAGCAGGTGTATTAATGCAAAGTGTAAAGGGGCGCCATGTTCTTCAGAGCTTATTTAAAAAAAGGCCTGAACTAGAAGGAGCAATGCATGATGCTCATTTCTCATCCGGTAAATCCCCTTCAGATCAAGAAAAAAGTAAGGATACAGCAAATAAATATCTACCAACAAGTATGAAAGATGTTCCAAATTTATTTCAAAACAAGCCAAAATTAGAAGGAATAACTGAAGATAAATCGAGCAATTCACATTCATCTCCAGCGGTGAACACGAACGCTGTAAATAATCTGTCCGCAAATTCGAAATTCTCACAAGGAAAATCACAAGGTGAGGAAATAGAACAAACAGGTGAAAGTTTAAGGTTGTTTAAGAAGGCCAATAACAAAGAGAAAAAAGTAGAACCCTCTTCACAACCAAAAATGTCGTGA
- a CDS encoding tetratricopeptide repeat protein produces the protein MIYKQQLNSFAHKYNIFASLWVILIILVIYKFKKLKFETINLSLCSNDYDKIMLKLKTKRFVMPGTIYTAGIDAFNEKKYEKAAELFLQELNENPENVRSYFYLGQCYFLSDKKQQAIPPLKRFIDLRKTFVDDLANLSYVFDLLGQCYEAENKDTAALKCYETATKINSQCASAWNNMGLLYLKSAQHHLKNNIPASIKMFKGALFFINQALKLCGEHPAFLHSIASCYEKYIEVLEQTINDQKMAQQEITNYFSEAIKYYRKALAACKEIDTVLINIISSNLTECLAQFGDHLYRNGQQEEAQKKYLEVIQLDPEHLSAINQLGMSLFKQNSFSEARAYFSSILQKTKKTQEIADAWLNIACTYRMEKAWSKAKEALDNAATFAPNDPDIVVEEMKLTEARGRANFVSSPVILLANSNSSQQVGNEGTPESSMQYQ, from the coding sequence TTGATATACAAACAACAACTTAATTCATTTGCGCACAAATATAACATATTCGCTTCATTATGGGTAATATTGATAATATTGGTTATATATAAATTCAAAAAGTTAAAATTTGAAACGATAAATTTGTCTCTGTGCTCAAATGATTATGATAAAATTATGCTCAAGTTAAAAACTAAGAGATTTGTTATGCCTGGAACAATTTATACTGCTGGAATTGACGCATTCAATGAAAAAAAGTATGAGAAAGCCGCGGAGTTGTTCCTTCAAGAACTTAACGAAAATCCTGAAAATGTTAGAAGCTATTTCTATTTAGGGCAATGTTACTTTTTGAGTGATAAAAAGCAACAAGCCATTCCTCCTTTAAAGAGATTCATTGATTTAAGAAAAACTTTTGTAGATGATCTGGCTAATCTTTCTTATGTTTTTGATTTATTGGGTCAATGTTACGAGGCTGAAAACAAGGATACTGCTGCATTAAAATGTTATGAGACAGCAACTAAAATTAATTCACAATGTGCCTCTGCATGGAACAACATGGGGTTGCTCTATTTAAAATCCGCTCAACACCATCTTAAAAACAATATACCAGCTAGTATCAAAATGTTTAAAGGTGCTCTGTTTTTTATAAATCAGGCTCTAAAACTTTGTGGCGAACATCCAGCGTTTTTACACAGTATAGCGAGCTGTTATGAGAAATATATTGAAGTTCTTGAGCAAACTATTAATGATCAAAAGATGGCTCAACAAGAAATAACAAATTATTTTAGTGAGGCAATAAAATATTATCGGAAAGCGTTAGCCGCATGTAAGGAAATTGACACTGTCCTTATAAATATTATTTCATCAAATCTTACAGAATGTCTGGCACAATTTGGAGATCATCTATACAGAAATGGACAACAGGAGGAAGCGCAAAAGAAATATCTGGAAGTGATTCAGTTAGATCCAGAACACCTTAGTGCCATTAATCAATTGGGAATGTCTCTTTTTAAACAAAATTCTTTTTCGGAAGCAAGAGCTTATTTTTCATCTATTTTGCAAAAAACCAAAAAGACACAAGAAATTGCTGATGCTTGGCTTAATATTGCCTGTACTTATAGAATGGAAAAAGCGTGGAGTAAGGCTAAAGAGGCACTTGACAACGCGGCGACATTTGCACCAAATGACCCTGACATTGTCGTTGAAGAAATGAAATTGACTGAAGCAAGAGGGCGAGCCAATTTTGTATCTTCACCAGTAATATTGCTTGCTAATTCAAATTCATCGCAACAGGTTGGAAATGAAGGAACTCCTGAATCAAGTATGCAATATCAATGA